One part of the Sciurus carolinensis chromosome 6, mSciCar1.2, whole genome shotgun sequence genome encodes these proteins:
- the Hexb gene encoding beta-hexosaminidase subunit beta produces MEQRPLPSRGFPGPGLPELLPLLLLALAAQTPRASVETGPVLWPLPLSVQMSSRQLHLAPEDFFIGHGSNSTAGPSCSLLQEAFRRYYGYIFISSYKQRHGPTKFQATGQLQQLLVSIVLESECNAFPSVSSDESYTLLVEEPVAVLKANRVWGALRGLETFSQLVYEDSFGSFTINESKVIDSPRFPHRGILIDTSRHYLPVKTILKTLDAMAFNKFNVLHWHIVDDQSFPYQSITFPQLSNKGSYSLSHVYTPNDVRMVIEYARLRGIRIIPEFDSPGHTQSWGKGQKDLLTPCYSSRQYIQSVGPINPILNTTYAFLTSFFKEISKVFPDQFIHLGGDEVNFDCWASNPQIRNFMMTKGFGEDYKKLQSFYIQKVLNITASQNKKSIVWQEVFDDNTELYLDTVIQVWKDAQYSKELSKITAAGFPVILSAPWYLDVISYGQDWKTYYSVEPLHFSGSDKQKKLIIGGEACIWGEYVDATNLIPRLWPRASAVGERLWSHEDVRDIGDAYKRLTRHRCRMVRRGIDAEPLYIGYC; encoded by the exons ATGGAGCAGCGCCCGCTACCGTCCCGCGGCTTTCCGGGGCCAGGACTTCCCGAGCTTCTGCCGCTTCTGCTGCTGGCGCTGGCGGCGCAGACCCCGCGCGCCTCGGTCGAGACTGGACCGGTGCTGTGGCCCCTGCCGCTCTCGGTGCAGATGTCCTCGCGCCAGCTACACCTAGCCCCCGAGGACTTCTTCATTGGTCACGGCTCCAATTCCACGGCGggcccctcctgctccctgctGCAGGAGGCCTTTCGGCG ATATTATGGCTATATATTTATTAGTTCCTACAAGCAGCGTCATGGGCCTACTAAATTTCAAGCTACAGGACAGTTACAGCAACTTCTTGTCTCAATTGTCCTTGAGTCAGAGTGTAATGCCTTCCCCAGTGTGTCTTCAGATGAGTCCT ATACTTTGCTTGTGGAAGAACCCGTGGCTGTCCTCAAGGCCAACAGAGTTTGGGGAGCATTGCGAG GTTTAGAGACCTTTAGCCAGTTAGTTTATGAAGATTCTTTTGGGTCT ttCACCATCAATGAATCCAAAGTTATTGATTCTCCAAGATTTCCTCATAGAGGAATTTTAATTGATACATCCCGACACTACCTGCCTGTTAAGACTATTCTTAAAACTTTG GATGCCATGGCTTTTAATAAGTTTAATGTTCTCCACTGGCACATAGTTGATGACCAGTCTTTCCCTTATCAGAGCATCACTTTTCCTCAGTTAAGCAATAAA GGAAGCTATTCTTTGTCTCATGTTTATACACCAAATGATGTCCGTATGGTGATTGAATATGCCCGATTACGAGGGATTCGAATCATACCAGAATTTGATAGCCCTGGACATACACAATCTTGGGGAAAAG GTCAGAAAGACCTCCTGACTCCATGTTACAGCTCACGGCAGTATATACAAAGTGTTGGGCCTATAAACCCCATTCTAAATACTACTTATGCATTCTTGacttcatttttcaaagaaattagtAAAGTGTTTCCAGATCAATTCATTCATTTGGGAGGAGATGAAGTGAATTTTGATTGTTG GGCATCAAATCCCCAAATCCGAAATTTCATGATGACAAAAGGCTTTGGTGAAGATTATAAAAAACTACAATCTTTCTATATTCAAAA AGTCTTGAATATTACTGCatcccaaaacaaaaaatccatcGTCTGGCAAGAAGTTTTTGATGATAATACGGAG CTTTATCTAGATACAGTAATTCAAGTGTGGAAAGACGCACAGTATTCTAAGGAATTAAGTAAAATCACAGCAGCTGGCTTCCCTGTAATCCTTTCTGCTCCTTGGTACTTGGATGTGATTAGTTACGGGCAAGACTGGAAAACATACTATTCAGTGGAACCTCTTCATTTCTCAG GTTCTGACAAACAGAAAAAACTTATCATTGGTGGAGAAGCTTGTATTTGGGGAGAATATGTGGATGCAACTAACCTTATTCCAAGATTATG GCCTCGGGCAAGTGCTGTTGGTGAGAGACTCTGGAGTCACGAAGATGTCAGGGACATTGGTGATGCTTATAAAAGACTAACAAGGCACCGCTGCAGAATGGTCAG ACGTGGAATAGATGCAGAACCTCTTTATATTGGATATTGTTAA